In Callospermophilus lateralis isolate mCalLat2 chromosome 15, mCalLat2.hap1, whole genome shotgun sequence, the genomic stretch ATTGAATCTATTTCTTTGATTAGGTTACAACATTTCAAAATTAGAAGATTTCACATTTGGGACTTCTCTTTAAAAGTTCTTATTGGTCTCACATTCTCAGGTTAAATGTAGTACTTAAGGAAACTAAGTCTGATGGTTCTATGCAGAATGGATTTATAGAGAAGGGCAGGGACAAAAAAGGGAGGGCTTATTGTAGGAGTCCGTGTGTGAGTGAAGGTCTGAACTCAGGTATGGTAAGTGAGGGACCTTGGGAAGAAAAGAATGATAGAAGATAATGACAAATTACCTGTGGTGTCCCACAGGTAAAGGTCACTCAGGATTTGAGCCTATAAGTATTGTAATGCCATCGGTATTAAAATAGTaaagagaaaaggtaagaaaaataagaggaaaaagaatgtaaaactactttcaaattcttttaatttttaagttattgtgTTGCAAGAAGTTAGAAATAGCAGGCtgaagaatgaggaggaggacCTGGTCAGAGATGAAGATCAGAATGTCATTTACACTCATATGGTGGGGAGGCTTGGGGGTATATAATGTTTTCATAgagaaaagtaaaataagaaGGGAACATAATGGAAATGTGAGCTTTGACAAAGAACTacagtcagaggaagaagggggaaGAGAACTTGTTGAAGAGGAAGAGAAGCAGGTAGAAAGGGGACAAGAGATCTGGGATAGCATTATTCAGGCCTGGGGAAGAATACTAGGAAAAAGGCCATGGGAAATGGTGTCAAACTATAAAGAGGTCAAGGAGAATGAAAGCTAAGCAAAAGTTGAACTTTGAACATGGCATTTGGATTGTTAGAGACCTTCAAAACAACAGAAGTCAAACTATTATTTGTATATATTCTTTCTATATCAAATGTTTTCTTATGTTTTAATAAAAGTCAAAAGAGATACAAGAAAAGTATTTTTCTGGCTGGCTGGAATGTGCAAAGGATGACAGCAGGAAAGCTTGCCCTAGTGTTCAGAGGTCAGGAAGTAGAAATTCTTTAATTGTAGgtcttttcattgtaaaatttgaAGTAACCTGTTATTAAACTTTCACCTTTGAGGTCTGTAACCATTTTCTCAAGTGATGTGACCCTTTGCTATGGTCATTTCTAAACAAGTATTAATAAAGCACCTATTACCAAGCAATCACAGAAGGTAGCTGATACTTATTTTTATTCTCAGTACATGTTTCTGAAAGCTAATAAAACATTGTATGGACTAATAAACTTCAGATTATTTACAAGACTCAGTAGAATATTCCAAGTTATTTTCTGGCATCTAATTTTCAGGTAAGAAATTATTTGACTTGAGTCTCTCACCACAATTTTTTCTCTTTTAGGTCTTGGTATGGTCACACCCATCAATGACCTTCCTGGTGCAGATACATCCTCCTATGTGAAGGGAGAAAAACTTACTCGTTGTAAACTTGCCGGCCTATACAGACTTGCAGATTTGTTTGGATGGGCACACCTGGCAAATACGTACATCTCAGTAAGTTCtttagtctttctttcttttttttttttttaataaaattccaaCTAAAAGGCAACTGTGCTCTCCATGACTTGGAAGTCCAGTTTTCAAACTTTATTTTCTGAACCCAGCATACTAGTCGATAACCTCATGCTTATTTAAACCTTATCTCCCAGGGAAAGCCTACAATCCCAAGCAATCTCCCTTTACTATGTTATTCCTTTGATGTAGAGCAGTTGTAGAACCTATTCAGAAAGACACCATATGTTAGAATTGTCTCTCTCCATGCTAATTATATATAAGCATCAGTGACATTGAAAGGCATTTGgggcaagaaaaataaattggcCAGGGAACTTTCCTCCCTggattttattttgttaaatatgTTTTTCCTGTTCACCATCATCTTGTTTTTACTTTGCCACGTTTGGAACCAAGACAGTATTTGGAGTgaaaaaagtattaaaatgttGTCTGATGGACATGGAATAGACATGGTACAGTTTTCCAACaacctttcttccttttcctctggCCATTCATTAGTTTCCCCTTTCCATCTCCACCTTAATTCCTTCTGAGGAAGAAATCTTGTTGTCTTTCCTACCCTTTCCCCCTTAATTTCCATATTGCAAATTAAGGTTATAATCATTACCACATTGGGTTGGATAATGtcgacatttattttttatgagtgTAACTGACCCTAAGCAAATTTAGAACCCCAAAGTAACACTGTAGGTAAGCCCAGTAAATGGGAAAATAATGTCAGAATCTTTTAGTAAGTTCTAGAGAGTTGAGAGAAACTTAAGGAAGCTTTCATGTTGCAGACctggaatttttgttttatttttttttcttccagatacCATATAATTATTTATCCAAAATATATTTCTGGTCACATTTACACTGCAAAATAAGAATGCCTTAGAGTAagtttttcttgattttcttttttttctctcttccaggTAAGAATAAGTAAGGAGCAAGACCATATTATAATAATTCCCAGAGGCCTATCTTTTTCAGAAGCCACAGCCTCCAATTTGGTATAATTTTTATTCCTATGATACTTTTCCTGAGTTCCCTTATGCTTTCTGACAGTTTTTACCTTTTGGCACAGGATGGAACAAGAAAATGGTATGAATGGAGAAACGTTTACTAGTGAATGGTGAGGGTTTGGAAAATTATGTGGTGGTGGAATTATTAGTTAACCCATGCATGTTTGGAGGGAATCTCAGGAAATTTTTCTATCCTGTACATTCTGGAAGTATGTTTTTTAAACATAACACACAGTCTATGTGTATTCTGTAACGACATTTAAACAGTTGAAGTGGTGTGAGTGAAGGATCCAACCGagcattttcttcttcttgtgaTTGTATTCCTAGCCACTGTCATCAGCTCATAGAACAGCTGGAGCTACACTGATTCTGGGTGATGCAGTGTCAGTAAATTCAAGTCCTTTAGCCAATTCAGTAAATGTAGATTTGACCAAACCTCTGGTGAAGGCCTTAGGTTAGTTTCTTGAAAACTGTACTTTTTGCTAAATACTAAGTTGTGTTACAGATTACCAGCTTTATAAATAAAGTGTTAGGAGAGCAAAACTATACATTCTTTTACAAATCCTTTCTGACTTCCTTTTTACTCTAATGATGGAGTTGAGGAGTTGCAACAGAGGCCCACAAAGTCTACAGTATTTACTACCTGGCCTTTTATCAAAAAGTTTGCCGCTCCCTGGATTAGCTTTTGGAACACAAACTTTGATACATATATGTTGATTAAATAATGTCTTTCTAATTTTTCCAGGTAAAAGTCAATATAATTGGAGAAGTGGTTGACCAGGGAAGCACTAACCTGAAAATTGACCATACAGGATTCAGTCCCCATGCTGCCATCTATTCAACACGTCCTGATGTTAAATGTGTGATACACATCCATACCCTTGCTACTGCAGCTGTAAGTCAGTGAAGGGCCAAAACCAATGACTCTAGAAAATGTATTTTCCATGATTTTCCCAAACCAATGCTGTACTTTCTACATTTCTTTAGACTCTGCCATTCAAAATcatatttgaaatattcattttctgcaTACCCAGAAAGCAAAAGTCTGTTGGGATCAAGTGCTactattctgggaaaaaaaaaaaaaacagagagagagagagcatttgGATTTTAAAACTAATCAGTAATAATTGGGTTATTGAGGTATTTTAGAGCTAACTTGTTCCATAATATTTGACACATCATTTAAATTGAGTTGTATCCCCTACATCGTTTTGGGATGGGTTGCAGTGGTGACCATAATGAATAGACCAGTGCTTTATAAGCTGCCTAAATAATCAGATTTGTATGAAAATATATGTAGTAACTAAATGTGTTATCTTGGTTTGGTCCCAATCAAATAGGTCTCCTCCATGAAGTGTGGGATCCTTCCAATTTCTCAAGAGTCCCTTATCCTGGGAGATGTTGCCTATTATGATTACCAAGGATCACTTGATGAGCAGGAGGAGAGAATTCAACTGCAGAAAGTTCTGGGGCCAAGTTGTAAGGTATATAGTAGAGTCTCCATCTAAAGAGCTATTTTCGTTGCTGCTGCTGTTGATGAAAGCAGTGTGAGCTATGCCAGTTATTTAAAGTGATTGCTTTGGGGATTCTATTTTAGGTGCTGGTACTCAGGAATCATGGAGTGGTAGCACTTGGAGAAACAGTTGAAGaagcttttcattatatttttaatgtgCAGATAGCCTGTGAGATTCAGGTAGGAAAACTTATTCCCCCCTTTTTATTGCTTCGTTATTTACCCATTTAGTTGGATTTTATGTTTACTTATTTCCAAAGCCCAATTGATTGGCAGGTTTTTATTTTGCTATTTAAGAGAATTTCTCCtctacttcactgagttggcaacCTTTTTTATTTATCTCTTGAATTGAAAATAGAAGGAAACCAAATCAAAGTTCACATACACACAAATCTAAGTGTTATAAACATCATTTGTCCCACAGTCCTACTTTATCTTTCACCCTCTAGTGGTGGTACTAATTGAGAAACAAAGGCAGCCACAAATCATCAAAAGTCAGATGTAATGTGGTCActtttgtaaagaaaaaaaaaaaaagactagtgcCAGAAGTTTTGTGAACTCAGGCAGTTTCTAACAGTTCCACAGCCTCTTTATTATAATAGGCTGGATATTTACTAACTACTTTTTCCCACAGAGAAGCTGAGTACATGTAAAGGCTCAAATTTCCCTCTTAAAGAAAATCAAGCAGATTCTCTTGAATCAAATGGTGGTAATTTAATTTATTGGAAGggtctcaaaaaaaggaaaaaaaaaatcttataccaGCTTTAACTTAATAAccaacttcttttttattttaatgatccCTCTTCTCAAATGGAGCAATGAAAAGTTTAATTAAGACAATGAACTGATGACTCCTGTCTGAATATTCTTAAATTCAAAGTGTAGTATCTCTATATTCCTTTAAACAAATGTTAACTAGATAGCCATGGGAAAACTTCTTTTTCAGATAGATGAAAAAGATACTTCACCTGCCTGCTTGTGTAAGAGTGTTGCTTTTCCTTTGCTTTAGTAGCCTCAACGAGTGTTGTAGCTACTTGCCAAATGAAAATTGTGCTTTTTTTGAAAGTAAAATACCTAttacagtcttttcagttttgagTGTGTTTATTTTACCATTGATAACAGGTACGGGCCTTAGCAGGGGCAGGTGGAGTAGACAATCTACTTGTACTGGACCTTCAGAAGTATAAAGCTTTCACTCACACTGTAGCAGCATCTGGAGGAGGAGGTGTAAATATGGGTTCCCATCAGAAATGGAAGGTTGGCGAGGTTGAATTTGAAGGGCTGATGAGGACTCTGGACAATTTGGTAGGTGAAAATCAAACACAAACTTCATATTCAAAGGCAAAGACTtccatctccctttgattttagaACATGGCTCCTTACTCTTCCAGGAGTAAGAGTAAGGAGTCCAGGACTACAGTCTGACCCTATGGACGTATTTCAGTATGAATTAACCACATTTTTAAGAATCAGCAAGATATGTAAATGtgatcttttttttcttcaagaatACAGTACATTGTTATTGAGTATAGTCACCAAGTCTCATAATATATCTCTTGAGCTTAATTCTCCTAATTGAAATTTCGTATTCTTTGCCTAACTTCTCCCCATCCCAGTTCCCTTATATACACCATTCTACTCTGCTTCTATGAGTTCAGCTTTTTTAGTTTCTGCATGcagttgtctttctgtgcctagcTTATTTCTCTTACCAttatgtcctccaggttcatccatatTGTTGCAAGTGGcagaattaatttcttttttaagattttaTAGTGTCCCATTGCGTATttgtactacattttctttattcattcattcactgataGTTACACAGGTTGCTTCtctatcttagctattgtgattgTTGTTGCAATGAACATGGGAATGTAAATGTTTCTTCAGCACACTGATTTCAATTCCTTTGTATATCCAGTAGTGGGATTGCAGGATcatatagtatttttatttttgattttatgagAAACCACTATATTGTTTTCCATACATAGTTTACATTCCTAATAGAtgtggctttaatttgcatttgtctgatgattagtgatattgAGTGTTTTTTCAATACCTGTTGGCCATCTGAATGttatcttttgagaaatgtttttttttttttggtcctttgcccatttttcaattgggttatttctttcttttgctatTTAGTTGTTTTAGTTCATTATAAATTTTggacattgggctggggatgtggctcaagcggtagcgcgctcgcctggcatgcgtgcggcccgggttcgatcctcagcaccacatacaaacaaagatgttgtgtctgccgaaaactaaaaaaaaaaataaatgtcaaaattctctctccctctctctctctctctctcctctctctcttaaaaaaaatatttaaaaaaaaaaattttggacaTTAACCCCTTGTCATATGCATGGTTTGGAAAATGTCATTGTTTTACCCTCTTCCATGAATGATCAGAAGGCAGAGTGCTTTTAGACCCAGAAACAAAGACTTAAATGAGTGCTGAGATTTGGTTTCCCCGAAAGCCATATTGTCGGCAGAAAAATGTGTCTGGTCAGCAGTTTAGAAATTACCTTTGTCAGAAAGAGTTGTTTTGAGTGGAAATTGCAGTGCCAGCTGCAATCAGTTTTAACCAGATCTCAAAATTTGCTTAATTTCAACTctagttttatatgtaggttataTGGGGTTTAGAAAGATGTTTTCCCCTTTCTATGTTTTGTAACAAAGAAGTCTTTTTGAATCTTTGTTTAAAGAAATAGACTGCAAATGCTGTGTTGATACAGGTTtgattgcttcaaatgtggttttTTCCCCCTCCTTTAGGGGTATAGAACCGGCTATGCTTACAGGCATCCTCTCATCCGAGAGAAGCCTAGACATAAGAGTGATGTGGAAATCCCAGCAACTGTGACTGCTTTTTCCTTTGAAGATGATACAGTGCCACTCTCTCCTCTCAAATACATGGCACAGAGACAGCAGCGTGAAAAAACAAGATGGTTGAACTCACCAAATACTTACATGAAAGTGAATGTGCCTGAGGAGTCTCGAAATGGGGAAACCAGTCCCAGGACCAAAATCACAGTATGCCACTATTTTACATAGTTTGCCTTTTGAAGTATTTTGCCTAATTAACTCATGAATTGAATGTCCTATTAAATTATTAGGAAAGTATAGcataatgttaaaaataatattgctACCATTTACTAGGTATTGATTGTAAGGTACTGCTCCAAGTGCCATTCAAGAATGATCTCATTTACTTCTCCTAATATGATTGAATGCTGTTTTTCTCCCtacttttcagatgagaaaaccaaggcaaGAAGGACTAATAGTTTTTTAATGATAAAGTTAGGGCTTGAATGCCAACCGTCTGACACAAGTCTAGCCTTACCAACTACATGATACTGCTGTGTAGTTTGTCTTATACCTGTGAATCAGAACTATAAAAGTTATAAACACCAAATCATTCCAGAGTTGCATGAATTACTATACTTTGTTACCATTAGGCAATATCTTGTAGTTAGAGAAAtgggttattttcttttttagaattttgtttcagatttggtTTTTGGTGGAGTATTTACCACCAAATTTTCTCTAGCTGTTCAATATTAGTTCATCCTGTCATATGAATCAGTGACATTCAATATGGAAAAGCCTACATaggcatcaaagggttttttcccTGGCCTATAAGATTTTTTTGTCTCCAATaaaagaacataattaaatgcataAGTTCTCCAGAACTCACTTTATTAGCAGAGATTGGTGGTCAGCCATAATTACTCTTGTTAAATATTAGCCTTCTCTATGGGTTATAGTGTGGAATAAATGAGAATTAGTTAAGGTCCTTCCAACCCTATGGTTCTATTGTGTTGTGTACTACAAGATCACACCATCATAAAATGATGATTACTGCCTTTTTCTGTTAGCCAAAAATAAGAAGCAAGGTCTGGAAAACTATATCTTAAGAGATTGCTTGAGTCCTTTTCAGTGATTTCTTGACCATCCTCATCTGATGAAATTCAGTTCAAGAGAGAGAACTCTGAGTGTGAGTTAAGACAAGATCACACTCTGGAAATAGTTTCTGCATTGTGTTTTTAGGTATCAAGAGGAGAAAGTTCATTTAGCAGTGTAATTGAGTATTAATGTGAATAGTAACAGCATTtgttcactattttttttaaactgaagtGAATGCTTTTGTGAGCTTTTTTCGTAACTGATATGTGGTATAAATCAATTGACCACTAAGATACTGCTTAGTGAAATTCTTCAAAAGATTGGTGATATATGCCTCCCATGAGACTATTAACAGTTATTGAGCAGCTGCAATTATCTTCTTAATACTTAGAAGCTTcattctaagaaattttttattctttagtggatgaaggcagaggactcCTCCAAAGTTAGTAGTGGAACACCTATCAAAATTGAAGATCCCAATCAGTTCGTCCCTCTAAACACAAACCCAAATGAGGtactagaaaagagaaataag encodes the following:
- the Add3 gene encoding gamma-adducin isoform X2, translating into MSSDTSQGVITTPPPPSMPHKERYFDRINENDPEYIRERNMSPDLRQDFNMMEQRKRVTQILQSPAFREDLECLIQEQMKKGHNPTGLLALQQIADYIMTNSFSGFSSPPLSLGMVTPINDLPGADTSSYVKGEKLTRCKLAGLYRLADLFGWAHLANTYISVRISKEQDHIIIIPRGLSFSEATASNLVKVNIIGEVVDQGSTNLKIDHTGFSPHAAIYSTRPDVKCVIHIHTLATAAVSSMKCGILPISQESLILGDVAYYDYQGSLDEQEERIQLQKVLGPSCKVLVLRNHGVVALGETVEEAFHYIFNVQIACEIQGYRTGYAYRHPLIREKPRHKSDVEIPATVTAFSFEDDTVPLSPLKYMAQRQQREKTRWLNSPNTYMKVNVPEESRNGETSPRTKITWMKAEDSSKVSSGTPIKIEDPNQFVPLNTNPNEVLEKRNKIREQNRYDLKTAGPQSQLLAGIVVDKPPSTMQFEDEDHGPPAPPNPFSHLTEGELEEYKKTIERKQQGLEENHDLFSKSFISMEVPVMVVNGKDDMHDVEDELAKRVSRLTTSTTIENIEITIKSPEKIEEVLSPDGSPSKSPSKKKKKFRTPSFLKKNKKKEKVEA
- the Add3 gene encoding gamma-adducin isoform X3 — translated: MSSDTSQGVITTPPPPSMPHKERYFDRINENDPEYIRERNMSPDLRQDFNMMEQRKRVTQILQSPAFREDLECLIQEQMKKGHNPTGLLALQQIADYIMTNSFSGFSSPPLSLGMVTPINDLPGADTSSYVKGEKLTRCKLAGLYRLADLFGWAHLANTYISVRISKEQDHIIIIPRGLSFSEATASNLVKVNIIGEVVDQGSTNLKIDHTGFSPHAAIYSTRPDVKCVIHIHTLATAAVSSMKCGILPISQESLILGDVAYYDYQGSLDEQEERIQLQKVLGPSCKVLVLRNHGVVALGETVEEAFHYIFNVQIACEIQVRALAGAGGVDNLLVLDLQKYKAFTHTVAASGGGGVNMGSHQKWKVGEVEFEGLMRTLDNLGYRTGYAYRHPLIREKPRHKSDVEIPATVTAFSFEDDTVPLSPLKYMAQRQQREKTRWLNSPNTYMKVNVPEESRNGETSPRTKITWMKAEDSSKVSSGTPIKIEDPNQFVPLNTNPNEVLEKRNKIREQNRYDLKTAGPQSQLLAGIVVDKPPSTMQFEDEDHGPPAPPNPFSHLTEGELEEYKKTIERKQQGLEDAEQELLSDDASSVSQIQSQTQSPQNVPEKLEENHDLFSKSFISMEVPVMVVNGKDDMHDVEDELAKRVSRLTTSTTIENIEITIKSPEKIEEVLSPDGSPSKSPSKKKKKFRTPSFLKKNKKKEKVEA
- the Add3 gene encoding gamma-adducin isoform X1, translating into MSSDTSQGVITTPPPPSMPHKERYFDRINENDPEYIRERNMSPDLRQDFNMMEQRKRVTQILQSPAFREDLECLIQEQMKKGHNPTGLLALQQIADYIMTNSFSGFSSPPLSLGMVTPINDLPGADTSSYVKGEKLTRCKLAGLYRLADLFGWAHLANTYISVRISKEQDHIIIIPRGLSFSEATASNLVKVNIIGEVVDQGSTNLKIDHTGFSPHAAIYSTRPDVKCVIHIHTLATAAVSSMKCGILPISQESLILGDVAYYDYQGSLDEQEERIQLQKVLGPSCKVLVLRNHGVVALGETVEEAFHYIFNVQIACEIQVRALAGAGGVDNLLVLDLQKYKAFTHTVAASGGGGVNMGSHQKWKVGEVEFEGLMRTLDNLGYRTGYAYRHPLIREKPRHKSDVEIPATVTAFSFEDDTVPLSPLKYMAQRQQREKTRWLNSPNTYMKVNVPEESRNGETSPRTKITWMKAEDSSKVSSGTPIKIEDPNQFVPLNTNPNEVLEKRNKIREQNRYDLKTAGPQSQLLAGIVVDKPPSTMQFEDEDHGPPAPPNPFSHLTEGELEEYKKTIERKQQGLEENHDLFSKSFISMEVPVMVVNGKDDMHDVEDELAKRVSRLTTSTTIENIEITIKSPEKIEEVLSPDGSPSKSPSKKKKKFRTPSFLKKNKKKEKVEA